Proteins from a genomic interval of Microbacterium imperiale:
- the msrA gene encoding peptide-methionine (S)-S-oxide reductase MsrA: MTTTFILAGGCFWCLDAAYRALNGVTEVVSGYIGGHSPHPSYEAVCTGATGHAEAVSVTFDPEVIPADVILDAFFTMHDPRQLNRQGADVGTQYRSAMFPLDDAQAELFETARARADELWGGGVVTTIERAETFYPAEEYHQDFFAKNPGQGYCLAVAVPKVNKVRARFAEYARS, encoded by the coding sequence ATGACCACCACCTTCATCCTCGCCGGCGGCTGCTTCTGGTGCCTCGACGCGGCGTACCGCGCCCTCAACGGGGTCACCGAGGTCGTGTCCGGCTACATCGGCGGCCACAGCCCGCACCCCAGCTATGAGGCGGTCTGCACCGGGGCGACCGGCCACGCCGAGGCGGTCTCGGTCACGTTCGACCCGGAGGTGATCCCCGCGGACGTCATCCTGGACGCGTTCTTCACCATGCACGACCCGCGCCAGCTCAACCGGCAGGGGGCCGACGTGGGCACGCAGTACCGCTCGGCGATGTTCCCGCTCGACGACGCGCAGGCGGAGCTCTTCGAGACCGCCCGGGCCCGGGCTGACGAGCTCTGGGGCGGCGGCGTCGTGACGACGATCGAGCGGGCCGAGACGTTCTACCCGGCCGAGGAGTACCACCAGGACTTCTTCGCGAAGAACCCCGGCCAGGGATACTGCCTGGCCGTCGCGGTGCCCAAGGTCAACAAAGTGCGCGCGCGGTTCGCGGAGTACGCCCGCAGCTGA
- the yczR gene encoding MocR-like transcription factor YczR, producing MHSRISARALDVALGGWRTREPAYEALADGIRLLCLDNRIAARTLLPAERVLAETLGVSRTTVASAYASLRASGHIDSVRGSGSVTTAQPIRGEGTVFAAPGSVDLQQASPSAWPGLAGVIAETAADAATLVGRTGYDTLGSRQLRAAIADRYTVRGLHTSVEQVLVTAGAQSAIHLVAEVLLARGDRVLIETPTYPHAAEALREAGARLVAVPVTTDDGWDVDRLREAARRTRPAMAYLMPTFQNPTGRSMDEAEQGAVRAVAASGCTIVVDETTAELHFDERMPLTLADEDVIRLGSLGKTVWGGLRVGWVRAQPEVIRRLHAGRPARDLGTPEFEQAVATRLLARMPEILPQRGELLSTGHDTLRAALSRAVPEWHAPRVAGGVSLWVGLPAPLSAPLVLGARAEGVYLSPGPRFAVGGGHENRLRIPFTAPPPDLERAVEVLAEVWGQVTAGVTTSGPPPVDALV from the coding sequence ATGCACTCCCGTATCTCGGCCCGCGCGCTCGACGTCGCGCTCGGCGGCTGGCGGACACGCGAGCCCGCGTACGAGGCTCTCGCCGACGGCATCCGTCTGCTGTGTCTCGACAACCGCATCGCGGCACGGACACTGCTGCCTGCCGAGCGCGTGCTCGCCGAGACGCTCGGGGTGAGCCGTACGACGGTCGCCAGCGCTTACGCGAGCCTGCGTGCCTCGGGGCACATCGACAGCGTGCGCGGATCGGGCAGCGTCACGACGGCTCAGCCGATCCGCGGCGAGGGCACGGTTTTCGCCGCGCCGGGCTCGGTCGACCTGCAGCAGGCGAGTCCCAGCGCCTGGCCGGGTCTCGCGGGCGTCATCGCGGAAACGGCGGCGGATGCGGCGACCCTCGTCGGACGCACCGGTTACGACACCCTGGGCTCCCGCCAGCTGCGCGCCGCCATCGCCGACCGCTACACCGTCCGCGGTCTGCACACGTCGGTCGAGCAGGTGCTCGTCACCGCGGGCGCGCAGTCGGCGATTCATCTGGTCGCCGAAGTCCTGCTCGCCCGAGGCGACCGCGTCCTCATCGAGACACCGACCTACCCGCATGCCGCCGAAGCGCTGCGCGAGGCGGGGGCGCGCCTGGTCGCGGTGCCGGTGACGACGGACGACGGGTGGGACGTCGACCGCCTGCGCGAAGCAGCACGGCGCACCCGTCCCGCGATGGCCTACCTGATGCCCACGTTCCAGAACCCGACCGGGCGCTCGATGGACGAGGCGGAACAGGGTGCCGTGCGTGCCGTCGCGGCGTCGGGCTGCACGATCGTCGTGGACGAGACGACCGCCGAGCTGCACTTCGACGAACGGATGCCGCTGACCCTCGCCGACGAGGACGTCATCCGACTCGGGTCGCTGGGCAAGACCGTGTGGGGCGGGCTGCGCGTCGGGTGGGTGCGCGCTCAGCCGGAGGTCATCCGCCGGTTGCACGCCGGTCGACCGGCGCGCGACCTCGGGACGCCCGAGTTCGAGCAGGCGGTCGCCACGCGGCTGCTGGCGCGGATGCCGGAGATCCTCCCGCAACGCGGCGAGCTGCTCTCGACGGGTCACGACACGCTGCGAGCTGCTCTGAGCCGCGCCGTGCCGGAGTGGCATGCGCCCCGTGTCGCCGGGGGAGTGTCCCTGTGGGTCGGGCTCCCGGCGCCGCTCAGTGCGCCTCTGGTTCTGGGCGCTCGGGCCGAGGGGGTCTATCTCAGTCCGGGCCCGCGGTTCGCTGTGGGAGGGGGGCATGAGAACCGGTTGCGCATCCCCTTCACGGCGCCGCCCCCTGACCTCGAACGGGCTGTCGAGGTGCTCGCGGAGGTGTGGGGCCAGGTGACCGCCGGCGTCACGACGTCGGGGCCGCCGCCGGTCGACGCTCTCGTGTGA
- the yczE gene encoding membrane protein YczE — MFTRVVQLLVGLALFGAGCAVMIEAGIGLDPWTVFAEGISNRTGLGIGWVVNLTGFLVLLAWIPLRQRPGIGTVANILLVGTAIQLTLPLLSTPEPWLPRVGMFLAGTLLVGIASGIYLGARWGAGPRDGLMTGLHERFGWPIWASRLGVEATVLLVGWLLGGTVGLGTVLFAVLIGPIVHVSVPLFDRRRSSRRARTPDEPPVESDAPAVGLSAPGT, encoded by the coding sequence GTGTTCACCCGTGTCGTCCAACTCCTCGTCGGCCTCGCTCTGTTCGGGGCCGGCTGCGCCGTCATGATCGAGGCCGGTATCGGCCTCGACCCGTGGACCGTCTTCGCCGAAGGCATCAGCAACCGCACGGGTCTCGGCATCGGGTGGGTGGTGAACCTCACCGGGTTCCTCGTGCTGCTCGCGTGGATCCCGCTGCGACAGCGTCCGGGCATCGGGACCGTGGCCAACATCCTGCTCGTCGGCACCGCGATCCAGCTGACACTGCCGCTGCTCTCCACGCCCGAGCCCTGGCTCCCACGCGTCGGGATGTTCCTCGCCGGAACCCTGCTCGTCGGGATCGCCTCGGGGATCTATCTCGGCGCACGCTGGGGAGCCGGGCCCCGCGACGGCCTCATGACCGGGCTGCACGAGCGCTTCGGTTGGCCCATCTGGGCCAGCCGGCTCGGCGTCGAGGCCACGGTGCTGCTGGTGGGGTGGCTGCTCGGCGGAACCGTGGGACTGGGTACCGTGCTGTTTGCGGTGCTCATCGGGCCGATCGTGCACGTGAGCGTCCCGCTGTTCGACCGGCGGCGCTCGTCACGCCGTGCGCGGACGCCCGACGAGCCTCCGGTCGAGAGCGACGCCCCCGCCGTCGGGCTCAGTGCTCCCGGAACGTAG
- a CDS encoding methyltransferase, whose product MNTQTRPSALWVAYGSRGVVGMIRRLDGRYTVTMAGADAELGAYPTMEIAKSALHAHLGPGADWPTFREH is encoded by the coding sequence ATGAACACGCAGACACGTCCGTCCGCACTCTGGGTCGCGTACGGCAGCCGCGGAGTGGTCGGAATGATCCGTCGGCTCGACGGGCGGTACACCGTGACGATGGCGGGGGCCGACGCCGAACTCGGCGCGTACCCGACGATGGAGATCGCAAAGAGTGCTCTCCACGCGCACCTCGGGCCCGGCGCGGACTGGCCTACGTTCCGGGAGCACTGA
- a CDS encoding TetR/AcrR family transcriptional regulator, with the protein MPRLIDHDERDRQIGEAAIRVLAADGLAALSVRKVADEAGIATASLRRAFPTQEALRRFCVGRIRDDVAGRIAALRGEGRPLVLRLLSELLPLDDARRRELAAQLQLAMLALTDRDLGDSVAELHDAVRTVCVSALQELKRTGGMSPDADLPREAARLHALLDGLALQLLSTRPADLAGVAEAMLEHHIDALSGGAARA; encoded by the coding sequence ATGCCGCGGCTGATCGACCACGACGAACGAGACCGTCAGATCGGTGAGGCTGCGATCCGCGTGCTCGCCGCCGACGGTCTCGCGGCACTCTCCGTCCGCAAGGTGGCGGACGAGGCGGGCATCGCGACCGCATCGTTGCGCCGCGCGTTCCCGACGCAGGAGGCACTGCGCCGCTTCTGCGTCGGACGCATCCGGGATGACGTCGCGGGGCGCATCGCAGCTCTGCGGGGTGAGGGGCGACCGCTGGTGCTGCGTCTGCTGTCGGAGCTTCTTCCGCTCGACGACGCCCGCCGCCGCGAACTCGCGGCACAACTGCAGCTCGCGATGCTCGCTCTGACCGACCGAGACCTCGGCGACAGCGTCGCGGAACTGCACGATGCCGTCCGCACCGTGTGCGTCTCGGCGCTGCAGGAGCTCAAGCGGACCGGCGGCATGTCGCCCGATGCCGACCTGCCGCGCGAGGCGGCTCGGTTGCATGCGCTGCTCGACGGGCTGGCGCTGCAGCTTCTCAGCACGCGCCCGGCCGACCTGGCGGGTGTCGCCGAGGCGATGCTCGAGCACCATATCGACGCCCTGTCGGGAGGAGCTGCCCGCGCGTGA
- the orn gene encoding oligoribonuclease, protein MVGTAENDRLVWIDCEMTGLDLRVDELVEVAVIVTDYELRPLDDGFQLVIAPSEAARANMGEFVTAMHESSGLLHELDNGVPLAEAEESVLAYIQRFVPEGKAALAGNTIGTDRMFLAKYMPRVDSWLHYRNVDVSSIKELSRRWFPRAYFQAPAKDGGHRALADIRESIRELAYYRAAVFVPEPGPTSDQARATAEAVVSSYTPSV, encoded by the coding sequence ATGGTGGGAACAGCCGAGAACGACCGTCTCGTATGGATCGATTGCGAGATGACGGGGCTGGACCTCCGCGTCGACGAGCTCGTCGAGGTCGCCGTCATCGTGACCGATTACGAGCTGCGGCCGCTGGATGATGGCTTCCAGCTGGTCATCGCACCCAGCGAAGCCGCTCGCGCGAACATGGGCGAGTTCGTCACCGCGATGCACGAGAGCTCGGGCCTGCTGCACGAGCTGGACAATGGCGTGCCCCTCGCCGAGGCCGAGGAGTCGGTTCTGGCCTACATCCAGCGCTTCGTGCCCGAGGGCAAAGCCGCTCTCGCCGGCAACACGATCGGCACCGACCGGATGTTCCTCGCGAAGTACATGCCGCGCGTGGACTCATGGCTGCACTACCGCAACGTCGATGTCTCGAGCATCAAGGAGCTGTCGCGCCGCTGGTTCCCCCGCGCCTACTTCCAGGCACCGGCCAAGGACGGCGGCCACCGCGCCCTCGCCGACATCCGGGAGTCGATTCGCGAGCTGGCGTATTACCGCGCCGCCGTGTTCGTGCCCGAGCCCGGACCCACCAGCGATCAGGCGCGCGCGACGGCAGAGGCCGTCGTGTCGTCGTACACCCCATCCGTGTAA
- a CDS encoding metallopeptidase family protein — protein sequence MIEMDAAAFEELVTDELDRLPNDMVDGLDNVIFVVEDRPEDGSLDLLGLYDGFALTERDRYGQGELPDRIIVYREPHLHTCDDLATLRDEIHTTLVHEIAHFYGIDDARLHELGWA from the coding sequence ATGATCGAGATGGATGCCGCGGCATTCGAAGAACTCGTCACGGACGAGCTCGATCGCCTTCCCAACGACATGGTCGACGGCCTCGACAACGTCATCTTCGTCGTCGAGGATCGTCCCGAGGACGGGAGCCTCGATCTGCTCGGCCTGTACGACGGGTTCGCCCTCACCGAGCGCGACCGATACGGGCAAGGCGAGCTGCCCGACCGCATCATCGTGTACCGCGAACCCCATCTGCATACGTGCGACGACCTCGCCACCCTGCGGGATGAGATCCACACGACGCTCGTCCACGAGATCGCCCACTTCTACGGCATCGACGATGCCCGGCTGCATGAACTCGGGTGGGCGTGA
- the clpS gene encoding ATP-dependent Clp protease adapter ClpS, which translates to MGMALPDLDEELRLSAAPDVPWQTVVWNDPVNLMSYVVHVFRVYFGFSRERANELMLAVHNDGHAVVAEGPREAMEAHARAMHGYGLWATVRRAAS; encoded by the coding sequence ATGGGCATGGCCCTCCCCGATCTCGACGAGGAGCTGCGGCTCAGCGCCGCCCCCGACGTCCCGTGGCAGACCGTGGTGTGGAACGACCCGGTCAACCTGATGTCCTACGTCGTCCACGTCTTCCGCGTTTACTTCGGTTTCTCGCGCGAGCGGGCGAACGAGCTCATGCTCGCGGTGCACAACGACGGCCACGCCGTCGTCGCGGAAGGGCCGCGAGAAGCGATGGAGGCGCATGCCCGTGCGATGCACGGATACGGGCTGTGGGCGACGGTGCGGCGGGCGGCATCGTGA
- a CDS encoding DUF2017 family protein, producing the protein MGDGAAGGIVTDSVTFMLPDAEAQYLRELVEQYLELVRSPDDARDPAIRRLSPDAYPDEADASAEFRAWTRDDLAATRAADAERVIEVLRERERAAEPRPELILDAPSQTAWLRTLAGLRIVLAARMGIVDDDSVVADGDPRYDVYEWLGYRQEMLLQSMAG; encoded by the coding sequence GTGGGCGACGGTGCGGCGGGCGGCATCGTGACGGATTCGGTGACGTTCATGCTGCCCGATGCCGAAGCGCAGTACCTTCGCGAGCTGGTCGAGCAGTACCTCGAACTCGTGCGGTCGCCTGACGATGCCCGCGATCCGGCGATCCGGAGGCTCTCCCCCGATGCGTATCCCGACGAGGCCGATGCGTCCGCGGAGTTCCGGGCGTGGACCCGCGACGATCTGGCGGCGACACGCGCTGCCGACGCTGAGCGGGTGATCGAGGTGCTGCGGGAGCGCGAGCGGGCGGCAGAGCCGCGCCCCGAGCTGATCCTCGACGCGCCGTCTCAGACGGCGTGGCTGCGGACCCTCGCCGGCTTGCGCATCGTCCTCGCCGCGCGGATGGGAATCGTCGACGACGACAGCGTCGTGGCCGACGGCGATCCGCGCTACGACGTCTACGAGTGGCTCGGTTACCGCCAGGAGATGCTGCTGCAGTCGATGGCCGGCTGA
- a CDS encoding DNA polymerase IV: protein MGRGDGSGRLVSAPDADDTGTRILHVDMDAFYAAVAVLDDPSLAGKPIIVGGVERRGVVSSASYEARRFGVRSAMPVARALQLCPQAIVVPTTFERYAELSRRVMDVFRSVTPLVEPLSIDEAFLDVSGARRLWGSPREIAQLIRSRVLDETGLTCSVGVAATKHVAKMASTISKPDGLLVVAEADTLRFLGARPVGALWGVGPKATEALLTRGIRTVADVWDTPRSVLDRALGPAMGERVWHLSRGHDAREVQTERVEKSISHEETFSHDVVDTTVLRSELRRLADRVGARLRAGGWEAATVSIKVRLTDFSTYSRSQTLPLPTNVGQRIGSAAIDLLESVELSQPVRLIGVRAEKLRPDGTGGLTLWDDDAEWRRVDDALDDARARFGRGAVTRASVLGPRRDVGAMPTNPRVDHER, encoded by the coding sequence GGCGACGGATCGGGGCGGCTGGTTTCCGCGCCGGATGCCGACGACACCGGCACTCGCATCCTGCACGTCGACATGGACGCGTTCTACGCGGCGGTGGCCGTGCTCGACGATCCGTCGCTGGCCGGCAAGCCCATCATCGTCGGCGGGGTCGAGCGCCGCGGTGTCGTCTCGAGCGCCTCGTACGAGGCGCGCCGGTTCGGCGTCCGGTCGGCGATGCCGGTCGCCCGAGCCCTGCAGCTGTGCCCGCAGGCCATCGTGGTGCCGACGACGTTCGAGCGCTACGCCGAGCTCTCGCGACGCGTCATGGACGTCTTCCGGTCCGTCACGCCGCTCGTCGAGCCACTGTCGATCGATGAGGCGTTCCTGGACGTGAGCGGCGCCCGACGGCTGTGGGGGAGCCCGCGCGAGATCGCCCAGCTGATCCGGTCCCGGGTGCTGGACGAGACCGGTCTCACGTGCAGCGTCGGCGTCGCCGCGACCAAACACGTGGCGAAGATGGCCTCCACCATCTCGAAACCCGATGGGCTGCTGGTCGTCGCCGAGGCTGACACGCTCCGCTTCCTCGGGGCGCGGCCGGTGGGCGCGCTGTGGGGAGTCGGGCCGAAAGCGACCGAGGCGCTGCTCACCCGCGGCATCCGCACCGTCGCCGACGTGTGGGACACGCCGCGGTCCGTCCTCGACCGGGCGCTGGGACCGGCGATGGGAGAGCGCGTGTGGCACCTGTCCCGCGGGCACGACGCACGTGAAGTGCAGACGGAGCGCGTGGAGAAGAGCATCTCGCACGAAGAGACGTTCTCGCATGATGTCGTGGACACCACGGTTCTGCGATCCGAGCTGCGCCGCCTCGCCGACCGCGTCGGTGCTCGCCTCCGCGCCGGTGGGTGGGAGGCGGCGACGGTGTCGATCAAGGTGCGCCTCACCGACTTCTCGACCTACAGCCGGTCGCAGACCCTGCCGCTGCCGACCAATGTCGGTCAGCGGATCGGATCGGCCGCGATCGACCTGCTCGAGAGCGTCGAGCTGTCGCAGCCGGTCCGTCTCATCGGGGTACGCGCCGAGAAGCTGCGACCCGATGGCACCGGCGGCCTGACGCTGTGGGACGACGACGCGGAATGGCGACGCGTCGACGACGCGCTCGACGACGCACGCGCGCGGTTCGGTCGCGGCGCCGTGACCCGAGCGAGCGTGCTCGGTCCGCGCCGCGATGTCGGAGCCATGCCGACGAACCCGCGCGTCGACCATGAGCGGTGA